The following are encoded together in the Montipora capricornis isolate CH-2021 chromosome 5, ASM3666992v2, whole genome shotgun sequence genome:
- the LOC138049779 gene encoding probable glycoprotein hormone G-protein coupled receptor isoform X1, which yields MLLAFTLLPILAILASAQAITDCSVAEHMKVNSTVVNLTDNGCKTFWSEPCNKTEIITELWLSNNKIETLNSNMFTCLKNLEKLYLQRNLITNIQRNTFSGLTKLKQLYLNRNNIKTITPWAFDNCSLITLSLEYNQLLELPVFGRETEITHLEMTGNPIKKLDVATLAMYTDLERLYIGETNIAELPGLVFEKNKKLKELFLTKGSKLQKIHPRAFEGPKLRVLDLQETKISHLPGENLESLEKFYIKGAKELYEIPIVPFVSLQKAVVEYSFHCCLITTMKHYSPEVGTHAPISPLNGRSGIICPTNRPTLMTTGSTSSTTRATAATSKPNNVSYAYERNGRRAVPLPPNACVDPSNVILETMSPPIQQVTCTSAQRKDVFNPCGDLLGSQVLRVCSWIAMVFAVLGNSFKLFVLFMSKRKISITKILMCNLAFANLCMGLFLCMLVIADRYSLGEYQNFAYRWQYLTGCKVAGFVSIFSTELAVFVLTIITVERYFTIVHPLQREKHLSIKQIVALIAIGWIFSITLAALPLLQVGVSSYKKVAICLPFDVESTLSKIYVTLLLATNGLAFFFVLFCYGRMYCSLGLSGAGDSGHRDETRVAKRMAMLVITNFACWFPIALLSLIAIYGKTLINVRTAQFFLVFVYPVNSFTNPYLYAMGTKRFQLDALEIISRLGICDSAIKKLRGRFQGQLEVVDGSP from the exons ATGTTGCTCGCATTCACGCTTCTGCCGATTTTAGCCATACTTGCATCCGCCCAGGCGATCACAGACTGCTCTGTTGCAGAGCATATGAAAGTTAATTCGACCGTAGT TAATCTTACCGACAATGGCTGCAAGACTTTCTGGTCGGAACCGTGCAATAAAACAGAAATCATTACAGAATT GTGGCTTTCTAACAACAAAATAGAAACTCTTAACTCAAACATGTTTACATGTCTAAAAAACTTGGAGAAACT GTACCTGCAGCGCAATTTGATTACAAATATACAAAGGAATACATTCTCAGGTCTGACGAAGCTGAAACAGCT gtaTTTGAATCGCAATAATATCAAAACGATCACTCCTTGGGCATTTGATAACTGCAGCCTGATTACTTT GTCTCTGGAATATAACCAGCTATTGGAGCTTCCCGTGTTTGGAAGAGAAACAGAAATTACGCATCT GGAAATGACAGGCAATCCAATCAAAAAGCTTGATGTTGCAACGTTGGCAATGTACACAGATCTTGAAAGGCT TTACATTGGTGAGACGAATATTGCGGAGTTGCCAGGCTTAGTATTTGAAAAGAACAAGAAACTTAAGGAACT ATTCCTAACGAAAGGCAGTAAACTGCAGAAAATACATCCGAGAGCTTTTGAAGGACCTAAACTTCGAGTATT GGACCTTCAGGAAACAAAAATATCTCATTTACCTGGCGAAAATTTGGAGAGCTTAGAAAAATTCTACATCAAAGGGGCGAAAGAGTTGTACGAAATACCAATAGTCCCTTTTGTAAGTCTCCAAAAAGCTGTTGTGGAATATTCCTTTCACTGCTGTCTTATAACCACCATGAAACATTATTCGCCTGAAGTGGGGACGCATGCGCCAATTTCTCCATTAAACGGTCGTTCAGGAATAATCTGCCCTACCAACCGTCCGACTCTAATGACTACCGGGAGTACATCTTCAACAACAAGAGCCACAGCAGCAACATCGAAGCCGAACAATGTCTCGTATGCATATGAAAGGAATGGAAGAAGGGCTGTGCCATTACCTCCTAACGCATGCGTGGATCCTAGTAACGTTATACTGGAAACAATGTCACCCCCGATACAACAAGTGACCTGCACGTCTGCACAGCGGAAAGACGTGTTCAATCCCTGTGGTGATTTACTTGGTTCGCAAGTGCTGCGCGTGTGTTCTTGGATAGCGATGGTATTTGCCGTCTTGGGGAATTCCTTCAAACTCTTTGTTCTGTTTATGAGTAAGCGTAAGATCTCCATCACCAAAATTCTGATGTGCAATTTAGCGTTCGCGAACCTCTGCATGGGCTTGTTTTTGTGCATGTTAGTCATCGCGGATCGCTACTCGCTTGGCGAATACCAGAACTTCGCTTATCGCTGGCAGTACCTCACAGGATGCAAAGTGGCTGGATTCGTCTCCATATTCTCCACGGAGTTAGCTGTATTTGTGCTTACAATAATCACAGTTGAAAGATATTTCACCATTGTACATCCTTTACAACGTGAGAAACATCTTAGCATCAAACAGATCGTTGCTCTCATAGCAATTGGTTGGATCTTTTCGATAACATTGGCTGCTCTTCCTTTGCTCCAAGTAGGAGTCAGCAGTTATAAGAAAGTCGCGATATGTCTTCCGTTTGATGTAGAAAGCACCTTGTCAAAGATCTATGTTACATTGCTATTGGCCACCAACGGATTAGCGTTTTTCTTCGTGCTGTTCTGTTATGGTAGAATGTACTGCAGTCTTGGACTTTCCGGCGCTGGGGATAGCGGTCACCGCGATGAAACGAGAGTGGCCAAACGAATGGCTATGTTGGTGATCACAAACTTTGCCTGTTGGTTTCCAATAGCGCTCTTGAGCCTCATAGCAATATACGGAAAAACGCTTATAAACGTTCGTACCGCTCAGTTCTTTCTTGTGTTTgtgtatcccgttaattccttCACGAACCCTTACCTCTACGCTATGGGGACAAAACGCTTTCAGCTTGATGCTCTCGAGATCATAAGCCGTCTTGGGATATGCGACTCTGCTATTAAAAAACTCCGGGGCAGGTTTCAAGGTCAACTCGAGGTAGTTGATGGAAGTCCTTAG
- the LOC138048475 gene encoding uncharacterized protein has product METARDLVRTDDSWEIWDFVKLCEALRLWIRRNPVDSIPAEEVDPKSSRRKRERSDKLFAAKQGDLKQRKCIYCKDTSHVSWECPKISTLDERKKFLAQRHLCFNCANSGHQASKCGNKYSRRNCGRRHHTSICDRREPPQEVALTAAKKGDGIFPVVNVKVNGIECRALIDTGAGCSYASAKLIDLLKIKPIDAKIDMLLGTSVSRLETCKSCVESVYGDFKMDVNLVKVNKGELLTLGNPNYDSVIAKYPHLKGVKLCDRDTKPRLPVHIILGAGEYARVKTGTPPHIGEDGEPVAELTKLGWFVMSPGQEFDRNAMMLTQTSQLEYEELCRLDVLGLADSPPYDQQAVYSEFKEQLVRSEQGWYETGLPWKGDRSALPTKENGSLQRLRALTHKLQRAEQTAEYDSMIREQK; this is encoded by the exons ATGGAG ACTGCCAGGGATCTTGTTCGCACTGACGACTCGTGGGAAATCTGGGATTTTGTGAAGCTATGTGAAGCATTACGATTGTGGATTAGGCGAAACCCGGTCGACTCCATTCCAGCCGAGGAAGTGGATCCCAAATCTTCTCGTCGGAAGCGAGAAAGGTCTGACAAGTTGTTCGCCGCAAAACAAGGGGATCTCAAACAGCGGAAATGTATTTACTGTAAGGACACATCTCATGTTTCCTGGGAGTGCCCAAAGATATCAACACTTGATGAAAGGAAGAAGTTTTTGGCTCAACGTCACCTTTGTTTTAATTGTGCAAACAGCGGCCATCAGGCATCAAAATGCGGGAACAAATACTCGCGCCGTAACTGTGGTCGTCGCCATCACACTTCAATCTGCGATCGAAGGGAACCGCCGCAAGAAGTCGCATTAACAGCCGCAAAGAAGGGAGATGGCATTTTTCCGGTCGTGAATGTGAAAGTTAATGGTATTGAGTGCCGCGCGTTGATTGATACCGGAGCCGGATGCTCTTACGCCTCTGCGAAATTGATCGATCTTCTGAAGATAAAACCTATCGATGCCAAAATTGACATGCTGCTGGGAACATCAGTGAGTCGCCTTGAAACGTGCAAGTCTTGCGTTGAATCAGTTTACGGAGATTTCAAAATGGATGTGAACTTGGTTAAAGTGAACAAAGGAGAACTTTTGACATTAGGCAACCCCAACTATGATTCAGTGATTGCGAAATATCCACACTTAAAGGGAGTCAAATTGTGTGACCGTGACACCAAACCTCGACTTCCGGTGCACATAATTCTCGGGGCCGGAGAATATGCAAGAGTTAAAACAGGAACCCCACCACATATTGGAGAGGATGGCGAGCCTGTTGCAGAGCTGACCAAACTGGGTTGGTTCGTGATGTCTCCTGGACAGGAGTTTGACCGGAATGCGATGATGCTTACACAAACCAGTCAGTTGGAGTATGAAGAACTTTGCAGGCTTGACGTGTTAGGACTAGCGGACAGTCCTCCCTACGACCAACAAGCAGTGTACAGTGAATTTAAGGAGCAGTTAGTGAGGAGCGAGCAAGGTTGGTATGAGACTGGATTACCGTGGAAGGGAGATCGGTCAGCTCTGCCGACTAAAGAGAACGGGAGTCTACAAAGGTTACGCGCTCTAACCCACAAGTTACAACGAGCGGAGCAAACAGCGGAATATGATAGCATGATCAGAGAACAAAAGTGA
- the LOC138048476 gene encoding uncharacterized protein, giving the protein MRIVYDASARAHPSAPSLNDCLNAGLPLQNKLWDVLVRQRCYPVAVTGDLKKAFLQVRIKELDRDALRFHWKQNEHSVLETLRFTRALFGLTCSPFLLGGVLECHLGTWESKIPMLVAELRKNLYVDDLLSGGVTVQEVQYRKEQAIEIFDDAGFTLHKWHSNVPIMEGEIENKDTDLSFAKQQLQQSVKSKTSLLGLGWDKEKDELKVKFPTEEVQPTKRGILSKLAKVYDPLGLVSPVTLEGKVIFRDVCDEKQAWDAKFARPLLRRWQKWEQSLPTEVAVPRSITSFQEPLQDVELHSFGDGSKLGVGAAVYAVVRQQSGTTQRLVAAKARPAMGGLSIPRLELVAGHMATSLLNNVRNTLAGLPISNVYGWLDSTVALHWIRGSGEFKQFVQNRVTKIRAQSDMVWRHVSSEENPADLASRGGSVNGSTLWWNRPEWLANREEWPPNPVTSACPATEVEVKTIREVLSLAQPKNSNDRVEEVLEKHELKYALRVVAWITRFITNCKTPKKLTGPLTADELENVKWGWIRRTQRQATTMPNYPQIKSSLNLQPNKDGLLECRGRIQSKYPIYLPEGATFTRKLVRRVHCETLHGGVALTMVAIREKFWVPRLRRLVKKVTKNCW; this is encoded by the coding sequence ATGCGGATTGTCTATGACGCGTCTGCTAGAGCACACCCATCAGCGCCATCCTTGAATGACTGTCTCAACGCTGGCCTTCCATTACAGAACAAACTCTGGGATGTACTCGTTCGCCAGCGCTGTTACCCAGTAGCAGTGACTGGAGATTTAAAGAAAGCGTTTTTGCAGGTGCGGATCAAAGAACTGGACAGGGATGCGCTTAGATTTCATTGGAAGCAAAATGAACACTCTGTGCTTGAAACACTGAGGTTCACCAGAGCGCTGTTTGGCCTGACGTGTTCGCCTTTCCTGCTTGGTGGAGTGCTAGAGTGCCATCTTGGAACATGGGAATCTAAAATTCCGATGTTGGTGGCGGAGCTCCGCAAGAACCTTTACGTGGATGACTTGCTATCAGGAGGAGTGACAGTACAGGAGGTGCAGTACCGCAAGGAGCAGGCCATTGAAATCTTCGATGACGCAGGTTTCACCTTACACAAGTGGCATTCCAACGTCCCGATCATGGAGGGAGAGATCGAGAACAAAGACACAGACCTGTCGTTTGCCAAGCAGCAGCTCCAGCAGTCAGTGAAATCTAAAACCAGCCTTTTAGGTCTTGGGTGGGACAAAGAAAAAGATGAACTGAAAGTCAAGTTCCCGACTGAAGAAGTTCAACCGACGAAAAGAGGAATTTTAAGCAAGCTCGCTAAAGTGTATGATCCCTTGGGCCTGGTATCGCCCGTGACGCTCGAAGGCAAAGTGATCTTTAGAGATGTTTGTGACGAGAAACAAGCATGGGACGCCAAGTTCGCGAGGCCACTACTCCGGAGGTGGCAGAAATGGGAGCAGTCGCTACCTACGGAAGTGGCAGTGCCAAGGTCAATTACAAGCTTTCAGGAACCGTTACAAGATGTCGAACTACACAGCTTTGGTGACGGAAGCAAACTAGGAGTGGGAGCCGCGGTTTACGCAGTAGTGAGACAGCAGTCGGGAACAACTCAACGCTTGGTAGCTGCTAAAGCGCGTCCTGCAATGGGAGGACTCTCCATACCCCGTTTAGAACTGGTTGCTGGCCATATGGCAACCAGCTTACTCAACAACGTGAGAAACACTTTGGCGGGTCTACCAATTTCCAACGTGTACGGCTGGTTGGACAGCACCGTTGCCCTGCATTGGATACGAGGGAGCGGAGAGTTTAAGCAGTTTGTCCAGAACAgggtgacgaagattagagcaCAGTCAGATATGGTGTGGCGACATGTCAGCTCCGAAGAGAATCCAGCCGACTTAGCCAGCCGCGGGGGATCAGTGAATGGATCTACACTCTGGTGGAACAGGCCTGAATGGCTTGCTAATCGGGAGGAATGGCCACCTAATCCAGTGACTTCAGCTTGCCCAGCGACAGAGGTCGAAGTCAAAACTATACGAGAAGTACTATCATTGGCACAGCCCAAAAATTCAAACGACAGGGTGGAAGAAGTGTTAGAGAAGCACGAACTAAAATATGCCCTGAGAGTTGTTGCATGGATTACAAGGTTCATAACCAACTGCAAGACACCCAAGAAACTAACAGGGCCATTGACAGCTGATGAATTAGAGAACGTGAAGTGGGGATGGATCAGACGAACACAACGGCAAGCCACGACGATGCCGAACTATCCTCAGATCAAGAGCAGCTTAAATCTTCAACCGAACAAGGACGGACTTCTGGAGTGCCGCGGGCGTATCCAAAGTAAGTACCCAATATATCTGCCAGAAGGCGCCACGTTTACCAGAAAGTTAGTGAGACGGGTGCACTGCGAGACCCTGCACGGGGGAGTAGCGCTAACAATGGTGGCAATCAGGGAAAAGTTCTGGGTCCCCAGATTAAGGCGTCTTGTGAAGAAAGTGACTAAGAATTGCTGGTGA
- the LOC138048477 gene encoding uncharacterized protein, with amino-acid sequence MEERSSKQRSGLKEFNEMKKCKGSSSDKRSSGRANCLPRAPWWGGQFELLIGVVERSFNKTIGVTTLTWDELSDVLLDVEVQINRRPLSYVDDDVQLPILTPSAFLFQRSNSLPEQEPWREENVDLRRRGKYLRSLTALRERHNLNHKRKNFEVAVGDIVLIKAEDKNRNKWPIGVVQQIYPGRDGVVRAVQVHTATGKLERPIQHLYPMELSCDRSEPPELNPLAEDFRPRRQAAAVAAENIRAIACMNKFDDSLLA; translated from the coding sequence ATGGAGGAACGTTCGTCAAAGCAGCGAAGTGGCTTAAAGGAGTTCAacgagatgaagaaatgcaagGGTTCCTCGAGCGACAAGAGATCCAGTGGCAGAGCAAATTGCCTTCCCAGAGCACCATGGTGGGGAGGGCAATTTGAGCTACTTATCGGTGTTGTCGAACGCTCCTTCAACAAGACCATCGGAGTGACAACGTTGACTTGGGATGAGCTCAGTGATGTCCTACTTGATGTGGAAGTCCAAATTAATCGCCGACCACTGAGCTATGTCGATGATGACGTTCAGCTGCCAATCCTTACCCCATCAGCGTTCCTGTTTCAGCGTTCAAACTCGTTACCAGAGCAAGAACCTTGGAGAGAAGAAAATGTGGACTTGAGGAGACGTGGGAAATACCTAAGGTCTTTGACGGCTCTCCGTGAGAGACATAATCTAAACCACAAGCGCAAGAACTTCGAGGTAGCAGTAGGAGATATCGTCCTTATCAAAGCGGAAGATAAGAATCGAAACAAGTGGCCGATTGGCGTCGTACAGCAAATCTACCCGGGTCGTGATGGGGTGGTTCGTGCAGTACAAGTTCACACAGCAACCGGGAAACTGGAGAGACCAATCCAACATCTCTATCCTATGGAGCTGAGTTGTGATAGGTCAGAGCCTCCTGAACTCAACCCATTGGCTGAAGATTTCCGACCTCGTCGTCAAGCAGCAGCCGTTGCAGCAGAGAACATCAGGGCTATCGCCTGCATGAACAAGTTTGATGATTCTTTATTAGCCTAA